A region of Cucumis melo cultivar AY chromosome 2, USDA_Cmelo_AY_1.0, whole genome shotgun sequence DNA encodes the following proteins:
- the LOC103492392 gene encoding 20 kDa chaperonin, chloroplastic isoform X2: MAAAQFTGSLISSRNLLPSFSGLRPSSVKFSPSANHVRVGGLANRSFTGLVVRAATVVAPKYTSIKPLGDRVLVKIKEAEEKTDGGILLPTTAQTKPQGGEVVAVGEGKTIGNTKVEASVKTGAQVVYSKYAGTELEFNGSKHLILKEDDIVGILETDDAKDLQPLNDRVLIKVAEAEEKTAGGLLLTEATKEKPSIGTVIGPGHLDEEGNRKPLTVAVGNNVMYSKYAGNEFKGKDGSDYIALRASDLIAVLS; encoded by the exons ATGGCGGCAGCTCAATTTACTGGGTCTTTAATTTCCTCGAGGAATTTGCTGCCTTCTTTCAGTGGCCTTCGTCCTTCTTCTGTGAAATTCTCTCCTTCTGCTAACCATGTTCGAGTTGGGGGTTTGGCTAACAGATCTTTCACTGGCTTGGTTGTTAGAGCTGCTACTGTGGTTGCTCCAAAG TACACTTCAATCAAGCCATTGGGCGATAGAGTGTTGGTGAAGATAAAGGAAGCTGAAGAGAAGACTGATGGAGGGATTTTACTTCCGACAACAGCTCAGACAAAACCCCAAGGAGGGGAGGTAGTTGCGGTTGGTGAAGGCAAGACAATTGGAAATACTAAAGTAGAAGCTAGTGTAAAG ACTGGTGCTCAAGTAGTGTACTCTAAGTATGCTGGAACTGAATTAGAGTTCAATGGTTCAAAGCATCTTATCCTGAAGGAAGATGATATAGTTGGTATACTAGAAACAGACGACGCTAAAGATCTTCAGCCCCTAAACGACAGGGTTTTGATCAAG GTAGCTGAGGCTGAGGAAAAAACAGCTGGAGGTTTATTGTTAACAGAGGCAACAAAAGAGAAGCCGTCCATCGGAACGGTCA TTGGTCCGGGTCATCTGGACGAAGAAGGCAACAGGAAACCGCTAACCGTTGCAGTGGGAAACAACGTGATGTACTCGAAGTATGCAGGGAACGAATTCAAGGGCAAAGATGGATCTGATTACATTGCTTTGAGGGCTTCAGACTTGATTGCAGTGCTATCTTAG
- the LOC103492392 gene encoding 20 kDa chaperonin, chloroplastic isoform X3 — MAAAQFTGSLISSRNLLPSFSGLRPSSVKFSPSANHVRVGGLANRSFTGLVVRAATVVAPKYTSIKPLGDRVLVKIKEAEEKTDGGILLPTTAQTKPQGGEVVAVGEGKTIGNTKVEASVKTGAQVVYSKYAGTELEFNGSKHLILKEDDIVGILETDDAKDLQPLNDRVLIKVAEAEEKTAGGLLLTEATKEKPSIGTVSDRSWSGSSGRRRQQETANRCSGKQRDVLEVCRERIQGQRWI; from the exons ATGGCGGCAGCTCAATTTACTGGGTCTTTAATTTCCTCGAGGAATTTGCTGCCTTCTTTCAGTGGCCTTCGTCCTTCTTCTGTGAAATTCTCTCCTTCTGCTAACCATGTTCGAGTTGGGGGTTTGGCTAACAGATCTTTCACTGGCTTGGTTGTTAGAGCTGCTACTGTGGTTGCTCCAAAG TACACTTCAATCAAGCCATTGGGCGATAGAGTGTTGGTGAAGATAAAGGAAGCTGAAGAGAAGACTGATGGAGGGATTTTACTTCCGACAACAGCTCAGACAAAACCCCAAGGAGGGGAGGTAGTTGCGGTTGGTGAAGGCAAGACAATTGGAAATACTAAAGTAGAAGCTAGTGTAAAG ACTGGTGCTCAAGTAGTGTACTCTAAGTATGCTGGAACTGAATTAGAGTTCAATGGTTCAAAGCATCTTATCCTGAAGGAAGATGATATAGTTGGTATACTAGAAACAGACGACGCTAAAGATCTTCAGCCCCTAAACGACAGGGTTTTGATCAAG GTAGCTGAGGCTGAGGAAAAAACAGCTGGAGGTTTATTGTTAACAGAGGCAACAAAAGAGAAGCCGTCCATCGGAACGGTCA GTGATCGCAGTTGGTCCGGGTCATCTGGACGAAGAAGGCAACAGGAAACCGCTAACCGTTGCAGTGGGAAACAACGTGATGTACTCGAAGTATGCAGGGAACGAATTCAAGGGCAAAGATGGATCTGA
- the LOC103492392 gene encoding 20 kDa chaperonin, chloroplastic isoform X1 produces the protein MAAAQFTGSLISSRNLLPSFSGLRPSSVKFSPSANHVRVGGLANRSFTGLVVRAATVVAPKYTSIKPLGDRVLVKIKEAEEKTDGGILLPTTAQTKPQGGEVVAVGEGKTIGNTKVEASVKTGAQVVYSKYAGTELEFNGSKHLILKEDDIVGILETDDAKDLQPLNDRVLIKVAEAEEKTAGGLLLTEATKEKPSIGTVIAVGPGHLDEEGNRKPLTVAVGNNVMYSKYAGNEFKGKDGSDYIALRASDLIAVLS, from the exons ATGGCGGCAGCTCAATTTACTGGGTCTTTAATTTCCTCGAGGAATTTGCTGCCTTCTTTCAGTGGCCTTCGTCCTTCTTCTGTGAAATTCTCTCCTTCTGCTAACCATGTTCGAGTTGGGGGTTTGGCTAACAGATCTTTCACTGGCTTGGTTGTTAGAGCTGCTACTGTGGTTGCTCCAAAG TACACTTCAATCAAGCCATTGGGCGATAGAGTGTTGGTGAAGATAAAGGAAGCTGAAGAGAAGACTGATGGAGGGATTTTACTTCCGACAACAGCTCAGACAAAACCCCAAGGAGGGGAGGTAGTTGCGGTTGGTGAAGGCAAGACAATTGGAAATACTAAAGTAGAAGCTAGTGTAAAG ACTGGTGCTCAAGTAGTGTACTCTAAGTATGCTGGAACTGAATTAGAGTTCAATGGTTCAAAGCATCTTATCCTGAAGGAAGATGATATAGTTGGTATACTAGAAACAGACGACGCTAAAGATCTTCAGCCCCTAAACGACAGGGTTTTGATCAAG GTAGCTGAGGCTGAGGAAAAAACAGCTGGAGGTTTATTGTTAACAGAGGCAACAAAAGAGAAGCCGTCCATCGGAACG GTGATCGCAGTTGGTCCGGGTCATCTGGACGAAGAAGGCAACAGGAAACCGCTAACCGTTGCAGTGGGAAACAACGTGATGTACTCGAAGTATGCAGGGAACGAATTCAAGGGCAAAGATGGATCTGATTACATTGCTTTGAGGGCTTCAGACTTGATTGCAGTGCTATCTTAG
- the LOC103492393 gene encoding uncharacterized protein LOC103492393 isoform X2, with amino-acid sequence MGSDEEVVEISSLERGLLSECSSDLEPESDDEPVLFAASFQEMEDNFVKYHTAQWVLYSFLLILAWGIGLLMLLYLPVRRYILRKDLQSKRLYLTPNSIVYKVTRPVPFPCFGVLKKEKHVLLPSVADIIIEQGYLESLYGVYSIRIENAGVRRPPGDDVHIQGVADPIAFRKAVLMRLADMRDDGKTSQISTIEEVLNTKRVQALIEEQRSQVSNILD; translated from the exons ATGGGTTCAGACGAGGAAGTTGTGGAAATTAGTAGTTTGGAAAGGGGTCTATTGTCGGAATGCAGCTCTGATTTGGAACCCGAAAGCGATGATGAACCTGTGTTGTTTGCAGCTTCCTTTCAAGAGATGGAAGACAATTTTGTTAAGTATCATACAGCACAGTGGGTTCTTTACTcctttcttttgattttggcGTGGGGGATTGGGTTGTTGATGTTGCTTTATCTACCAGTAAGAAGATACATTCTGCGGAAAGATCTTCAATCGAAGAGGCTTTATCTTACGCCGAATTCAATAGTATACAAG GTTACAAGACCTGTACCTTTTCCATGTTTTGGAGTATTGAAGAAAGAGAAGCATGTTCTGTTGCCTTCAGTGGCAGACATTATAATTGAACAAG GATATTTGGAATCTCTCTATGGAGTTTACTCTATTAGGATAGAGAATGCTGGCGTGAGAAGACCACCTGGTGATGACGTTCATATCCAAGGAGTTGCGGATCCAATTGCATTTAGAAAG GCTGTTCTAATGCGTCTTGCTGATATGAGAGATGATGGCAAAACTTCTCAAATTTCTACAATTGAAGAAGTTTTAAATACAAAG AGAGTTCAAGCTTTGATTGAAGAGCAACGGTCTCAAGTATCTAACATTTTAGATTGA
- the LOC103492393 gene encoding uncharacterized protein LOC103492393 isoform X1 — protein sequence MGSDEEVVEISSLERGLLSECSSDLEPESDDEPVLFAASFQEMEDNFVKYHTAQWVLYSFLLILAWGIGLLMLLYLPVRRYILRKDLQSKRLYLTPNSIVYKVTRPVPFPCFGVLKKEKHVLLPSVADIIIEQGYLESLYGVYSIRIENAGVRRPPGDDVHIQGVADPIAFRKAVLMRLADMRDDGKTSQISTIEEVLNTKASPSKSLKYDPYLYSGEQVLQKVDEVGSSVKRVQALIEEQRSQVSNILD from the exons ATGGGTTCAGACGAGGAAGTTGTGGAAATTAGTAGTTTGGAAAGGGGTCTATTGTCGGAATGCAGCTCTGATTTGGAACCCGAAAGCGATGATGAACCTGTGTTGTTTGCAGCTTCCTTTCAAGAGATGGAAGACAATTTTGTTAAGTATCATACAGCACAGTGGGTTCTTTACTcctttcttttgattttggcGTGGGGGATTGGGTTGTTGATGTTGCTTTATCTACCAGTAAGAAGATACATTCTGCGGAAAGATCTTCAATCGAAGAGGCTTTATCTTACGCCGAATTCAATAGTATACAAG GTTACAAGACCTGTACCTTTTCCATGTTTTGGAGTATTGAAGAAAGAGAAGCATGTTCTGTTGCCTTCAGTGGCAGACATTATAATTGAACAAG GATATTTGGAATCTCTCTATGGAGTTTACTCTATTAGGATAGAGAATGCTGGCGTGAGAAGACCACCTGGTGATGACGTTCATATCCAAGGAGTTGCGGATCCAATTGCATTTAGAAAG GCTGTTCTAATGCGTCTTGCTGATATGAGAGATGATGGCAAAACTTCTCAAATTTCTACAATTGAAGAAGTTTTAAATACAAAG GCATCCCCATCAAAATCTCTAAAGTATGACCCGTATTTATATTCGGGTGAACAAGTACTTCAGAAAGTAGATGAGGTTGGAAGTTCTGTGAAG AGAGTTCAAGCTTTGATTGAAGAGCAACGGTCTCAAGTATCTAACATTTTAGATTGA